From the Bradyrhizobium ontarionense genome, the window TCGAGGCGACGAACACCCAGGCCTTCAAGCCGAAGGACAAGGAACTTCTTGCGAAGATCCGCTACGCCAATACCCCGGTCGCCGAGCCGTTCCGGCGCGCGATCGTCGAATACCATCGCAAGGAAGCCCCCGGCTCGATCGTGGTCGATTCCGACAGCCACTACCTCTATTACGTGCTCGATGGCGGCAAGGCCATCCGCTACGGCATCACGGTCGGCGAGGAGGCCATGGCCTGGTCCGGCATCGCCAAGGTCGGCGGCATGACCGAATGGCCCGCTTGGCACCCGACCAAGGGCGAGATCGAACGCCTGGGCGTGCCGACCTTCGTCGCCCCCGGCCCTGACAATCCGATGGGCTCGCGCGCGATGTACCTTTATGCGAACGGCAAGGACACGCTGTTCCGCATCCACGGCACCAACCAGCCGGAATATATCGGCGCATCGATCTCCTCGGGCTGCATCCGCCTGACCAACGAGGACGCCATCGACCTCTACAACCGGGTCAAGGTCGGGACGATCGTCGTGGTGCTGGATCCGAAGAAGGGCGACTCGCCCTACAAGCCGCAGATGGCGCTGCAGGGCGGCGGCACCTACGCTGCGATGCAGTGAGCGTCGGCTGAGGCGGCGGACGAAATTCAAAAGCCGAGAAACGCGTTTAGCAGCCTTTTGAAGAGCGCCGGGCAACCGGCGCTCTTTTGTTTTGGGCATTAAAATAATCCCCGGAATGGATCCCAGCTTCGACGGCTGTGATGGCGCTTCCGCGAAGCTGGCTTCTGCAGGGACGCCCGCTCCCCATTCTGGCTCGTCTGCGCGCGCTGGTCCCGCCCGGCTGCATCGCCAGTCTTATCCTTGTCCGAAGCTGCGGATGGACCGCCTGCCAACGGCTTGCCGGTCGATGATCGCGCCTCCGGCGCGGCGGCTCCGACCTTTTGCTGCTCGGGCGGTGACTTTGACGCCGTGCGCCGATTGCGGGCAGAATCGGCTGGTTTTTGCGCGGGAGAGCGCTCTTCCGTGTCGGACCGTTCGGTCTCCTCCTGAGTTGACGGGGCGGTGCTGTTCCCTGCGGTAGACGTTCCGGCCTCCGTCTCCTCCGAGTCGCCGCGACTGGTGCCGTTCCGCTCGGCGGGGGTGCTCGCGGTCTTCCTGGAGCTTTCAGCGCCGGCCTGTTCAGTCTCGCGCGGCGGCGCATCTTCAGGCCGGGCGGCCGGCATCAAGGGCGCGACCTTCGGCAATGGATCGAGCACGTCCCATTGGCAGATCCTGTAATTGTTCCGCCGCTCCATCAGGTCGAGATGAATATGGTCCTCGTGATACCAGTCGGAATCGGGGCCGAGCACGGTCGAGAAATGGGTGCACACCGAGTGCAGCACCGCCTCGCGCAAATCGCGCGGCTGGGTGCGGTCGGTAAGGTCGATCATGCGGCCGTCGGAGAGCTTGAAGCCGTGCACGTCCAGCGCATTGGCACGGCCGTGCTCGGATAGCTGAGCGCCGGCGACATTGTTGCGGCCGCGGCATTGATATGAATCGAAATTATCGAGCGCGGTGATCGCGCTGCCGAGCCGCTCGGCCAGCGGCGCTACATCGTTGCGCACCCAATTGGCGACCGCAGTCGCCATCGGGCACCGCATGGTCGCCGCCGGCGTCAGCGCCACCCGGCGCTTGTCCGGCAGCACCACCGCCTCCAGTCGCACCAGATCCTCGCCGCCGCAGCCGCCAGGGCCCTTGATCGGCGGAATCGAGGGCGCGATCGCGACCTCGTCGGTCAAAGCCAGCCGGCAGGCCGAGGGCGGCGGCGGGGCCTTGGCCTCCTCCTTTGCACCGGCCATCGCCTCGCCGCGCGGCGCGTCGTCCTTGCCTTTGGCCGCCTCGCGCGCTGGCGCTTCGGCCGGGCGCGGCTGCGGAAGCGGCACCTTGGCGGCGATATCGGCCGGCTTCGAAGCGGGCTCAGAGGCGACGGGCGCACTGCGGTGCGCCGATTTGGCAGCCGCCGGCGCGGCGACCATGAGCCAGCTCAATGCGACCGTGGCGGCTGCGGCGCTAACCATCGCCGCCGGCGCGACGTCGCAGCCGTCACAAGCCCATTTGCGCCGGAGGCTGCGCGCGCTAAAATTCACGAAACGAACCAAAAGACCCTCGCTGCCATAAGCGACCCACCGGAGGAACGACCTGATGCTTGGTTTGATGCAAGACTGGCCCCTGCTTTGTCACCGGATCATCGAGCATGCGGCGACAATCCACGGCTCCCAGGAGGTCGTGACGCGCTCGGTCGAAGGCCCCATCGTTCGCACCACCTACAGGCAAATCCACGACCGCGCCCTCAAGGTTTCACAGAAGCTGACGCGCGACGGCATCAAGCTCGGCGACCGCGTCGCCACCATTGCCTGGAATACCGCCCGCCATCTCGAGGTCTGGTACGGCATTATGGGAATCGGCGCGATCTGTCACACGGTCAATCCGCGCCTGTTCCCGGAACAGATCGCCTGGATCGTCAACCATGCGCAGGATCGCATCGTCATCACCGACCTGACCTTCGTGCCGCTGCTGGAGAAGCTCGCCGACAAGCTGCCGAGCGTGGAACGCTATGTCGTGCTGACCGATGCGGCGCACATGCCGCAGACGAGCCTCAAGAACGCGGTGGCCTACGAGGCCTGGATCGGCGAAGCCGACGGCGATTTCGCCTGGAGCACCTTCGACGAGAACACCGCGGCCGCGATGTGCTACACGTCCGGCACCACCGGCGATCCCAAGGGCGTGCTGTATTCGCATCGGTCCAACGTGCTGCATGCGTTGATGGCCAATTCCAGGGATTCGCTCGGAACGTCCGCAGGCGATACAATGCTGCCGGTGGTTCCGCTGTTCCATGCCAACAGCTGGGGCATCGCCTTCTCCGCGCCCTCGATGGGCACCAAGCTCGTCATGCCCGGACCGAAGCTCGACGGCGCCTCGGTCTACGAGCTGCTCGACACCGAGAAGGTGACCTATACCGCGGGCGTGCCAACGGTGTGGCTGATGCTGCTGCAGCACATGCAGGCACATAACCTTCGGCTGCCGCATTTGAAGATGGTGGTCTGCGGCGGCTCGGCGATGCCGCGCTCGATGATCCAGGCTTTCCTCGACATGGGCATCGGCGTGCGTCACGCCTGGGGCATGACCGAGATGAGCCCGATCGGCACGCTCGCCACCCTGAAGCCGCCGTTCCTTGATGCCGAGGGCGACGCCAAGCTCGACGTGCTGCAGACCCAGGGCTTTCCGCCGTTCGGCGTCGAGATGAAGATCACCGACGATGCCGGCAGCAAGCTGCCCTGGGATGGCAAGACCTTCGGCCGGCTCAAGGTCTCCGGCCCTGCCGTCTCCAAGGCCTACTTCAAGGTCGACAGCAACATCCTCGACGAGGAAGGCTTCTTCGACACCGGCGACGTCGCCACCGTCGATGAACATGGCTTCATGCGCATCACCGACCGCTCCAAGGACGTGATCAAGTCGGGCGGCGAATGGATCTCCTCGATCGACCTGGAGAACCTCGCGGTCGGCCATCCAGCCGTCGCCGAGGCCGCGGTGATCGGCATCTACCACCCGAAATGGGACGAGCGTCCGCTGCTGATCGTGCAGCTCAAGCAGGGCCAGACGACGACG encodes:
- a CDS encoding L,D-transpeptidase — protein: MSLKVKLGLLAVGLMLSGCMQATTFEATNTQAFKPKDKELLAKIRYANTPVAEPFRRAIVEYHRKEAPGSIVVDSDSHYLYYVLDGGKAIRYGITVGEEAMAWSGIAKVGGMTEWPAWHPTKGEIERLGVPTFVAPGPDNPMGSRAMYLYANGKDTLFRIHGTNQPEYIGASISSGCIRLTNEDAIDLYNRVKVGTIVVVLDPKKGDSPYKPQMALQGGGTYAAMQ
- a CDS encoding fatty-acid--CoA ligase translates to MLGLMQDWPLLCHRIIEHAATIHGSQEVVTRSVEGPIVRTTYRQIHDRALKVSQKLTRDGIKLGDRVATIAWNTARHLEVWYGIMGIGAICHTVNPRLFPEQIAWIVNHAQDRIVITDLTFVPLLEKLADKLPSVERYVVLTDAAHMPQTSLKNAVAYEAWIGEADGDFAWSTFDENTAAAMCYTSGTTGDPKGVLYSHRSNVLHALMANSRDSLGTSAGDTMLPVVPLFHANSWGIAFSAPSMGTKLVMPGPKLDGASVYELLDTEKVTYTAGVPTVWLMLLQHMQAHNLRLPHLKMVVCGGSAMPRSMIQAFLDMGIGVRHAWGMTEMSPIGTLATLKPPFLDAEGDAKLDVLQTQGFPPFGVEMKITDDAGSKLPWDGKTFGRLKVSGPAVSKAYFKVDSNILDEEGFFDTGDVATVDEHGFMRITDRSKDVIKSGGEWISSIDLENLAVGHPAVAEAAVIGIYHPKWDERPLLIVQLKQGQTTTREDILKYMEGKIAKWWMPDDVAFVEGIPHTATGKILKTALRDQFKSYRFPNAAA
- a CDS encoding extensin family protein — encoded protein: MNFSARSLRRKWACDGCDVAPAAMVSAAAATVALSWLMVAAPAAAKSAHRSAPVASEPASKPADIAAKVPLPQPRPAEAPAREAAKGKDDAPRGEAMAGAKEEAKAPPPPSACRLALTDEVAIAPSIPPIKGPGGCGGEDLVRLEAVVLPDKRRVALTPAATMRCPMATAVANWVRNDVAPLAERLGSAITALDNFDSYQCRGRNNVAGAQLSEHGRANALDVHGFKLSDGRMIDLTDRTQPRDLREAVLHSVCTHFSTVLGPDSDWYHEDHIHLDLMERRNNYRICQWDVLDPLPKVAPLMPAARPEDAPPRETEQAGAESSRKTASTPAERNGTSRGDSEETEAGTSTAGNSTAPSTQEETERSDTEERSPAQKPADSARNRRTASKSPPEQQKVGAAAPEARSSTGKPLAGGPSAASDKDKTGDAAGRDQRAQTSQNGERASLQKPASRKRHHSRRSWDPFRGLF